The following coding sequences are from one Natrarchaeobaculum sulfurireducens window:
- a CDS encoding ABC transporter permease, whose product MTNTDPADDGPSTADGTSRPAGTPSQAAEGAGPATGVGSDAVGLEPAATKSADEDPDSPTDRQRRVRDRLERRAIATFAVGTTLVLLVLFYYPVATVFVDAVYVEGALTLSLFLDLLRDPFYFGDLARLFAGESPLAVVGDLLSADRRLGIVGFTAYQAVLSTLLSVALGLPAAYLLARYEFPGRRTLRSLTILPFVFPSIMVAVGFVATLGQNGTLNAALGVVGLGPVDLMFSLEAILIAHAFYNAPLIARVTVAAWESVDARAFETARSLGASPFRAFRDVVAPQLYPAVLMGSALTFVFTFGTFPIVLALGGFQLATVEVFVYQLIRELNYAEAAALAIVELAISLAVLYGYLRYEATHVVRSRGAQPLPRKRLVPPAFSARELLPRGGLAVYAVVALFVFVSPIASMVYTSLVGANGLTLEHYRFLLERQATGATFQIRPWPAVRNSLVFAAGALAISLPMGVVVSVLTTRRYRGRKLVDVIAMAPLAVSGIIVGIGLLRGPVFGVELAGWRFAVGGALAIVAAHAVSCYPFVVRTVAPGLESLDRSLLESARSLGASRVRVLVDVELPLVWPGVVAGAAFAVAISMGEFSSTVILATGTDQYTMPVAIERFMNRQLGPASAMGVVLLVVTSISFVIIDRLGGESFGI is encoded by the coding sequence GTGACTAACACCGATCCAGCAGACGACGGCCCCTCGACGGCTGACGGCACCTCGAGACCGGCTGGAACGCCATCTCAGGCGGCTGAGGGCGCTGGTCCCGCTACTGGCGTCGGATCGGACGCTGTAGGTCTCGAACCAGCCGCTACGAAGTCGGCTGACGAGGACCCCGATAGCCCGACTGACCGGCAACGGCGCGTCCGCGACCGCCTCGAGCGCCGGGCAATCGCGACGTTCGCTGTCGGGACCACGCTCGTGTTGCTCGTGTTGTTCTACTATCCCGTCGCGACCGTCTTCGTCGACGCCGTCTACGTCGAGGGCGCGCTTACGCTCTCGCTGTTTCTCGACCTGCTTCGGGATCCGTTTTATTTCGGCGACCTCGCACGGCTGTTCGCCGGAGAGTCTCCCCTGGCGGTCGTCGGCGACCTCCTCTCGGCCGACCGGCGGCTCGGCATCGTCGGCTTCACTGCCTATCAGGCCGTCCTATCGACGCTGTTGAGTGTGGCCCTCGGACTGCCGGCGGCGTACCTCCTGGCTCGCTATGAATTTCCGGGACGGCGAACGCTCCGATCGCTGACGATCCTCCCGTTCGTCTTCCCGTCGATCATGGTCGCCGTCGGCTTCGTCGCCACCCTGGGCCAGAACGGGACGCTCAACGCTGCGCTCGGCGTTGTCGGGCTCGGCCCCGTCGACCTCATGTTCTCGCTCGAGGCCATCCTGATCGCTCACGCGTTCTACAACGCGCCGCTGATCGCCCGCGTGACGGTCGCCGCCTGGGAGTCGGTCGACGCCCGTGCGTTCGAGACAGCCCGGAGCCTGGGTGCGAGCCCGTTCCGGGCGTTTCGTGACGTGGTTGCCCCACAACTGTATCCAGCCGTGTTGATGGGGTCGGCGCTGACGTTCGTCTTCACGTTCGGGACGTTTCCCATCGTGCTCGCCCTGGGCGGCTTTCAGCTCGCGACCGTCGAGGTGTTCGTCTACCAGCTGATCCGGGAGTTGAACTACGCCGAGGCGGCCGCGCTGGCGATCGTCGAACTCGCCATCTCGCTCGCCGTCCTCTATGGCTATCTCCGATACGAGGCGACCCACGTCGTCCGCTCTCGAGGCGCCCAGCCGCTCCCACGAAAGCGCCTCGTCCCGCCGGCGTTCTCCGCTCGTGAACTGCTGCCTCGAGGCGGCCTCGCCGTCTACGCGGTCGTCGCCCTGTTCGTCTTCGTCTCGCCCATCGCCAGTATGGTTTATACGAGCCTCGTCGGCGCGAACGGGCTCACTCTCGAGCACTATCGATTCTTACTCGAGCGTCAGGCGACCGGCGCGACGTTTCAGATCCGTCCCTGGCCCGCCGTCCGCAACTCGCTCGTCTTCGCCGCGGGCGCACTGGCTATTTCACTCCCGATGGGCGTCGTCGTCTCCGTGCTGACCACCCGACGCTATCGCGGCCGAAAACTGGTCGACGTCATCGCGATGGCACCGCTGGCTGTCTCCGGCATCATCGTCGGTATCGGTCTGCTCCGCGGTCCCGTCTTCGGCGTCGAACTCGCGGGCTGGCGATTCGCCGTCGGCGGCGCGCTCGCCATCGTCGCCGCTCACGCCGTCTCCTGTTATCCGTTCGTCGTCCGCACCGTCGCACCCGGGCTCGAGTCGCTCGACCGGTCGCTGCTCGAGTCAGCGCGCTCGCTCGGGGCCTCTCGAGTGCGGGTGCTGGTCGACGTCGAACTCCCGCTGGTCTGGCCGGGCGTCGTCGCCGGCGCGGCGTTCGCCGTCGCCATCTCGATGGGCGAGTTCTCTTCGACGGTGATCCTCGCCACCGGCACCGACCAGTATACGATGCCGGTCGCGATCGAACGGTTCATGAACCGCCAACTCGGACCGGCGAGCGCGATGGGCGTCGTCTTGCTCGTGGTGACGAGCATCAGTTTCGTCATCATCGACCGACTCGGAGGTGAGAGCTTTGGCATCTGA
- a CDS encoding thiamine ABC transporter substrate-binding protein — MRRRTFLASGAAVGAAAVAGCSAEEVDDGTGGTTGSVEDDDTIVVASTEAFVDAPSDSAGPWVKDEFEARTGATLEWDVRDQGINYYIERHNEGVGNDAEVYLNVRPHDLVRIDENADGDLFVPIDDGALSNLDDVGEDYYFDPQDRVVPTWLSYCSLVYDGRSLEAPGSFEDLLSEAYRGKLALSNPQEGTTGLLFMLWTIDEFGEDGYLEFWNDLLENDARVLDGWSDVYPQFLEEEVPMIVSYSNDRVYAKRDEQDLEKHQVGFLEGQGYANLLGAARFADGTNDDLAHEFVDFVLEPDVQAAVAERNVTGPVVESAEPPEVYRDYAEHPDEIVFFDYDELSGNLSTWLEDWGREVAGDV, encoded by the coding sequence ATGAGACGACGGACGTTTCTGGCATCAGGCGCTGCAGTCGGTGCTGCGGCCGTTGCCGGCTGTTCCGCAGAGGAAGTCGACGACGGTACCGGTGGGACGACGGGCTCGGTCGAGGACGACGATACCATCGTGGTCGCGTCGACGGAGGCCTTCGTCGACGCGCCGAGCGATAGCGCCGGCCCGTGGGTCAAAGACGAGTTCGAAGCGCGGACGGGTGCCACCCTCGAGTGGGACGTCCGCGACCAGGGGATCAACTACTACATCGAACGGCACAACGAGGGCGTCGGGAACGACGCCGAGGTCTACCTGAACGTCAGGCCCCACGACCTCGTCCGGATCGACGAGAACGCCGACGGGGACCTCTTCGTCCCCATCGACGACGGCGCGCTCTCGAACCTCGACGACGTCGGCGAGGACTACTACTTCGATCCCCAGGACCGGGTCGTTCCGACGTGGCTCAGCTACTGCAGCCTCGTCTACGACGGTCGCTCGCTCGAAGCCCCCGGATCGTTCGAGGACCTGCTCTCGGAGGCGTACCGGGGAAAACTCGCCCTCTCGAACCCTCAGGAGGGGACGACCGGGCTCCTGTTTATGCTCTGGACGATCGACGAGTTCGGCGAGGACGGCTATCTCGAGTTCTGGAACGACCTCCTCGAGAACGACGCGCGCGTCCTCGACGGCTGGAGCGACGTCTACCCCCAGTTCCTCGAAGAAGAGGTGCCGATGATCGTCTCCTACTCGAACGACCGCGTGTACGCAAAGCGCGACGAGCAAGACCTCGAGAAACACCAGGTCGGCTTCCTGGAGGGCCAGGGCTACGCCAACCTGCTCGGTGCGGCCCGGTTCGCCGACGGCACGAACGACGACCTCGCTCACGAGTTCGTCGACTTCGTCTTAGAGCCCGACGTGCAGGCGGCGGTCGCCGAACGGAACGTGACCGGCCCCGTCGTCGAGTCAGCCGAGCCACCGGAGGTGTACCGCGACTACGCCGAACACCCCGACGAGATCGTCTTCTTCGACTACGACGAACTCAGCGGGAACCTCTCGACGTGGCTCGAAGACTGGGGCCGCGAGGTCGCCGGAGACGTGTAA
- a CDS encoding asparagine synthase-related protein — protein MEPCLVEPRWSRHEGVAVRGRAFATDSLLEGAALAARFREAIDAGGDSLEAATSVAATLEGFYAAVIDIDEETILVADGARSIPLYYASAGVVSDRGRIVRDAIDTDRDPVAESEFLLTRYVAGPETIWRGVLAIQPGEVVRLADGEIDRLTYRGYWPRGAAVDGEPPRRRLESALETALDRLERVAGGRPIVLPLSGGYDSRLLASALVARGRDVVAFTFGRSGHPDVEVSREVASRLGVRWEFLPYDESSWWEWYHGEVGRDYREQAFGGDALPFLAEVPALHRLLEAGRLPEDALYCPGHTVATPSERLPRFAAGAGEERLETGCGRFDTDSEVVDPSLEGLLGYVLDYHYTLWDADPALKRDAFASRISRILLGDRDITEIDGPASAAAAYERWEWRGRMATFTNGDLRAYDHAGLEWWLPLWDPAYVRAWERVPLEYRREKRLHAELAVERYRQVADVSSERAGLIDRTVSAADRHCALLRHTPVRQFTERDGQWDPPFLAPRNRWSKPGSHPLAWDGAVHPALRERLAEGRTFYALRVLSETGRLDLSDSHATLESPRFDRLLDVSADD, from the coding sequence ATGGAACCGTGTCTGGTCGAGCCGCGGTGGTCACGCCACGAGGGAGTCGCCGTTCGCGGACGGGCGTTTGCGACCGATTCCCTGCTCGAGGGTGCTGCCCTGGCCGCGCGATTCAGGGAAGCGATCGACGCGGGAGGTGACTCACTCGAGGCGGCCACCAGCGTTGCAGCCACTCTCGAGGGGTTCTACGCTGCCGTCATCGATATCGACGAGGAGACGATACTCGTCGCCGACGGCGCTCGATCGATCCCGCTGTACTACGCGTCGGCGGGCGTCGTCTCGGACCGCGGTCGCATCGTCCGAGATGCGATCGACACCGATAGAGACCCCGTTGCCGAGAGCGAGTTCCTGCTGACGCGGTACGTGGCTGGCCCGGAGACGATCTGGCGGGGTGTTTTGGCGATCCAGCCCGGCGAAGTCGTTCGCCTCGCAGACGGCGAGATCGACCGTCTGACGTATCGTGGGTACTGGCCTCGCGGAGCAGCAGTCGACGGCGAACCCCCAAGACGCCGGCTCGAGTCGGCCCTCGAGACGGCACTCGATCGACTCGAGCGCGTCGCTGGCGGGCGACCAATTGTCCTCCCGCTGTCGGGCGGCTACGACTCGCGGCTGCTGGCGTCGGCGCTCGTCGCGCGCGGTCGCGACGTGGTCGCGTTCACGTTCGGCCGGTCGGGTCACCCAGACGTCGAGGTCAGCCGCGAGGTCGCCTCGCGACTCGGCGTTCGCTGGGAGTTCCTCCCCTACGACGAGTCCAGCTGGTGGGAGTGGTATCACGGCGAGGTCGGACGGGACTACCGCGAGCAGGCGTTCGGTGGGGACGCCCTGCCGTTTCTCGCCGAGGTCCCCGCACTCCACCGGCTGCTCGAGGCCGGACGGCTGCCCGAAGACGCGCTATACTGTCCCGGCCATACCGTCGCGACACCGAGCGAGCGGCTGCCGCGGTTCGCAGCCGGAGCCGGCGAAGAGCGGCTCGAGACCGGTTGTGGACGTTTCGATACCGACTCCGAGGTCGTCGATCCGTCGCTCGAGGGGCTCCTCGGGTACGTCCTCGACTATCACTACACGCTGTGGGACGCCGACCCAGCCCTGAAGCGCGACGCGTTTGCATCCCGGATCTCGAGGATTCTGCTCGGTGATCGAGACATCACCGAGATCGACGGCCCCGCGAGCGCCGCAGCCGCCTACGAACGGTGGGAGTGGCGGGGCCGGATGGCGACGTTCACCAACGGCGACCTGCGGGCGTACGACCACGCCGGCCTCGAGTGGTGGCTTCCGCTGTGGGACCCGGCGTACGTCCGTGCCTGGGAACGCGTCCCGCTCGAGTACCGTCGAGAGAAGCGACTGCACGCGGAGCTGGCCGTCGAGCGCTACCGGCAGGTGGCGGACGTCTCAAGCGAGCGAGCAGGGCTCATCGATCGGACGGTGTCGGCGGCCGATCGTCACTGCGCACTCCTTCGACACACGCCGGTCCGGCAGTTCACCGAACGCGATGGGCAATGGGATCCACCGTTTCTCGCGCCCCGAAACCGCTGGTCCAAGCCCGGATCGCACCCGCTGGCCTGGGACGGCGCCGTCCACCCGGCGCTGCGCGAACGACTTGCGGAGGGACGAACGTTCTACGCCCTTCGCGTGCTGAGCGAGACGGGGCGTCTCGATCTCTCAGACTCCCATGCAACGCTCGAGTCGCCCAGATTCGACCGACTTCTCGACGTCAGTGCGGACGACTGA
- a CDS encoding IclR family transcriptional regulator, which translates to MPQTPGPNGGINATRTTFAIVETLHEREAARLTELAADVDIANSTAHEHLETLKECGYVVEDEGLFSLSLKFLDHGTQAKRRYRDLIEAAKPALEGLIDETNEAMNLVVEEHGEAVYVDRMTGERGVPTNSWAGKRKPLHTIASGKSILAHLPDERVDQIVSAHALSPVTERTITSRERLDEELETIRDRGVAFNDRESHDRIRAVGTPIVLEGEVFGGIAIAGPAKRLTGEYFRSELPDLLLGAVNEIELKLAYH; encoded by the coding sequence ATGCCACAGACGCCGGGTCCGAACGGGGGGATCAACGCGACCAGAACGACGTTCGCCATCGTCGAAACGCTCCACGAGCGGGAGGCGGCAAGGTTGACCGAACTGGCCGCGGACGTCGACATCGCGAACAGCACTGCCCACGAACACCTCGAGACGCTCAAAGAGTGTGGGTACGTCGTCGAAGACGAGGGGCTGTTCAGCCTCTCGCTGAAGTTCCTCGACCACGGGACACAAGCGAAGCGTCGGTATCGGGACCTGATCGAAGCCGCGAAACCGGCACTCGAAGGGCTCATCGACGAGACGAACGAGGCGATGAATCTCGTCGTCGAAGAACACGGTGAGGCGGTGTACGTCGACCGGATGACCGGCGAACGCGGCGTGCCGACGAACTCCTGGGCGGGCAAGCGAAAGCCGCTACATACGATTGCGTCGGGCAAATCGATCCTCGCGCACCTGCCCGATGAGCGCGTCGACCAGATCGTCTCCGCACATGCGTTGTCCCCGGTCACCGAGCGGACGATCACGTCGCGCGAGCGACTCGACGAGGAACTCGAGACGATTCGCGATCGAGGGGTGGCGTTCAACGACCGCGAATCCCACGACCGAATTCGGGCGGTGGGGACGCCGATCGTCCTCGAGGGGGAGGTGTTCGGCGGGATCGCGATTGCCGGTCCGGCGAAGCGACTGACCGGGGAGTACTTCCGGTCTGAACTGCCGGACCTGCTGCTCGGTGCGGTCAACGAGATCGAACTGAAGCTGGCGTATCACTGA
- a CDS encoding acyl-CoA dehydrogenase family protein, producing MLDYVDLEADLSSEEKLIRDTAREFVADKVAPDIGEHYEAGTFPTELIPEMGEMGFFAPNLEGYGSPNVSETAYGLLMQELEACDSGLRSMASVQGALVMYPIHAFGSEAQKEEWLPKLGSGEAVGCFGLTEPEHGSNPSAMETHAERDADGYVLNGAKTWITNSPISDVAVVWARDRSSEDEPVRGFLVETDRDGVSTNKIDEKFSLRASITGEIGLNDVRIPEENVLPEVSGMKGPLSCLTQARYGIAWGAVGAARNCFETARQYALDREQFGGPIARFQLQQDKLAEMATQITLAQLLAHRLADLKEAGDLRPQHVSMAKRNNVRMARNQARIAREMLGGNGITADYSPMRHMANLETVYTYEGTHDIHTLILGQDLTGIAAYEA from the coding sequence ATGCTCGACTACGTCGACCTAGAGGCAGATCTATCATCAGAGGAGAAACTCATCCGGGATACGGCCCGCGAGTTCGTTGCGGACAAGGTGGCTCCCGACATCGGTGAGCACTACGAGGCCGGGACGTTCCCGACGGAGCTCATCCCCGAAATGGGCGAGATGGGCTTTTTTGCGCCCAACCTCGAGGGCTATGGCTCGCCGAACGTCTCCGAGACCGCGTACGGATTGTTGATGCAGGAACTCGAGGCGTGTGACTCCGGGCTGCGCTCGATGGCCTCGGTGCAGGGTGCGCTCGTGATGTACCCGATTCATGCCTTCGGCAGCGAGGCACAGAAAGAAGAGTGGCTCCCGAAACTCGGCTCGGGAGAGGCCGTCGGTTGTTTCGGCCTCACCGAGCCCGAACACGGCTCGAACCCGTCGGCGATGGAAACCCACGCCGAACGCGACGCCGATGGCTACGTCCTCAACGGCGCGAAGACCTGGATCACGAACTCGCCGATCTCGGATGTCGCGGTCGTCTGGGCACGTGACCGCTCGAGCGAGGACGAACCCGTCCGTGGCTTCCTCGTCGAAACGGACCGCGACGGCGTCTCGACGAACAAGATCGACGAGAAGTTCTCGCTTCGTGCCTCGATCACGGGCGAGATCGGCCTGAACGACGTTCGCATCCCCGAAGAGAACGTCTTGCCCGAAGTCAGCGGCATGAAAGGACCACTGTCCTGTCTCACGCAAGCGCGGTACGGCATCGCCTGGGGCGCGGTCGGTGCTGCCCGCAACTGTTTCGAGACCGCACGCCAGTACGCACTCGACCGCGAGCAGTTCGGCGGCCCGATCGCTCGCTTCCAGCTCCAGCAGGACAAACTCGCGGAGATGGCGACCCAGATCACGCTCGCCCAGCTGCTCGCTCACCGACTGGCCGACCTCAAGGAGGCGGGTGACCTCCGCCCACAACACGTCTCGATGGCCAAGCGCAACAACGTCCGGATGGCCCGTAACCAGGCTCGTATCGCCCGCGAGATGCTCGGCGGCAACGGCATCACCGCCGACTATTCGCCGATGCGTCACATGGCCAACCTCGAGACGGTCTACACCTACGAGGGGACCCACGACATCCACACGCTGATCCTCGGCCAGGACCTCACCGGCATCGCCGCCTACGAGGCCTAG
- a CDS encoding CaiB/BaiF CoA transferase family protein, with translation MVGEAREPDGESGPLEGITVLDASQVLVGPFCTMQLADMGADVIKVERPDVGDQTRGWYPPQFGEGEDAVSAYYASVNRNKRSVSLNLKTEDGRELLRELAADADVFVENFRVGTLEEWGLGYEDLTAENPDLVYCSLSGYGEWGPYADRPAYDLIMQAEGGFMSITGEEGGAPVRIGVAIADIGAGMYAAQAILGALFHRERGGSGQKIDISLFDGQVAWLSYMASNYFATGEPPKRMGSRHPTITPYQAFPTSDGYVVIAAASEKLWRNLCHTLDREDLLEEERFETNADRVDHRDALEEILEAEFADWTTDDLVETLEAGDVPARAVHDIGDVFDHPQVDARNMHREIPHPDVGSLEMVASPMHFSGTPTSIRRHPPSLGEHTDEVLAELGYDESERERLRDANTV, from the coding sequence ATGGTCGGAGAAGCACGCGAGCCCGACGGTGAGTCGGGTCCACTCGAGGGGATCACCGTCCTCGACGCCTCGCAGGTGCTCGTCGGGCCGTTCTGTACGATGCAACTCGCCGATATGGGCGCGGACGTGATCAAGGTCGAACGACCCGACGTCGGCGACCAGACCCGCGGCTGGTATCCGCCGCAGTTCGGCGAGGGCGAAGACGCCGTCAGTGCCTACTACGCGAGCGTCAACCGGAACAAACGTTCGGTGAGCCTCAATCTGAAGACCGAAGACGGACGCGAACTCCTGCGCGAACTCGCCGCCGACGCTGACGTCTTCGTCGAGAACTTTCGCGTGGGGACGCTCGAGGAGTGGGGACTCGGCTACGAGGACCTCACGGCCGAAAACCCGGACCTCGTCTACTGTTCGCTGTCGGGATACGGCGAGTGGGGACCGTACGCCGACCGGCCCGCCTACGACCTCATCATGCAGGCGGAAGGCGGGTTCATGAGCATTACCGGCGAAGAGGGTGGCGCGCCGGTTCGGATCGGCGTCGCCATCGCCGACATCGGTGCGGGGATGTACGCCGCCCAGGCGATCCTCGGGGCCCTGTTTCACCGGGAACGTGGCGGAAGCGGCCAGAAAATCGATATTAGTCTCTTCGACGGGCAGGTCGCCTGGCTGTCCTACATGGCGAGTAACTACTTCGCGACGGGCGAGCCGCCCAAACGGATGGGCAGTCGACACCCGACGATCACGCCCTACCAGGCGTTCCCGACCAGTGACGGCTACGTCGTCATCGCGGCCGCCTCGGAGAAACTCTGGCGGAACCTCTGTCACACCCTCGACCGCGAGGACCTGCTCGAGGAGGAGCGATTCGAAACCAACGCCGACCGGGTCGACCACCGCGACGCACTCGAGGAAATCCTCGAGGCGGAGTTCGCCGACTGGACGACCGACGATCTCGTCGAGACGCTCGAGGCGGGCGACGTGCCCGCCCGCGCCGTCCACGACATCGGTGACGTCTTCGATCATCCACAGGTCGACGCCCGTAACATGCATCGAGAGATCCCCCATCCCGACGTGGGCTCACTCGAGATGGTCGCCAGCCCGATGCACTTTTCCGGGACACCGACGTCGATCCGACGCCATCCGCCATCGCTCGGCGAACACACGGACGAAGTGCTTGCTGAACTCGGCTACGACGAGTCCGAACGAGAGCGACTGCGCGACGCCAACACCGTCTAA
- a CDS encoding TRAP transporter permease, which yields MSSTTTDDELEINLEEKPKGAARGSHFSGMTKRRLSGRILYLAIGIAVVAGIYHTVTPAPWIGVPGAFIHRPIHLVFMAVLVFLWYEAHTGEASDGVPWYDWLLIGITIPSVLYLAYAVEFGDFAARAGNPTTIDIVFGFFTILIVLEMARRTTGMVLPIISIAFIAYAFLGPYMPGLLAHRGYGVERLVSHLYLSTEGVFGIPLGVSATFVVLFIIFGAFLEVTGIGDWFIDLAYGYTGRLAGGPAKTSVLASGFMGSLNGSAVANTATTGAFTIPLMKRTGFDSHYAAAVESSASSGGQIMPPVMGAGAFIMAVWTGIPYVYIIAAAVIPALLYFLCVGMAVHFRAKKQGLEGRPASELPDSGHLLKTGFHFTIPIIVLVALLVQGYTAMLAGFVAIVLTVIVAIPLSTAREFVSALTGGDTQTVRRLSSNAAGTAVRAFDRGIRMTLVVAAACATAGIVVGVVTLTGLGLAFSSLVANLSGGVLIIGLVLTMIASIILGMGLPTTAAYVVVAALGAPALMDLGVPELAAHLFIFYFAIISAITPPIMLAVFAASGIAESDPWRTGFTALGIAVVGFIIPFLFVYGNELILLADPGAVTMADVPTIGFSVLTAIVGVIALSASTQAYLIDDMALLERAVLFVGAITLLAPGLLTDAAGLLVLGVIAARQYSVVNDGLPFVSGTNR from the coding sequence ATGAGTAGTACAACTACCGACGACGAACTCGAGATCAACTTAGAGGAGAAACCGAAGGGAGCGGCGCGTGGAAGCCATTTCAGTGGGATGACAAAACGTCGTCTCTCGGGCCGAATACTGTACCTGGCGATCGGTATCGCCGTCGTTGCGGGGATCTATCATACGGTCACACCGGCGCCATGGATCGGCGTTCCAGGGGCGTTCATCCACCGACCGATCCACCTCGTATTCATGGCAGTGCTGGTGTTCCTCTGGTACGAAGCACACACCGGCGAGGCCTCCGACGGCGTCCCGTGGTACGACTGGCTACTGATCGGGATCACGATCCCCAGCGTGCTCTATCTGGCCTACGCCGTCGAGTTCGGCGATTTCGCAGCGCGAGCGGGGAACCCCACGACGATCGACATTGTCTTCGGGTTCTTTACGATCCTCATCGTGCTCGAGATGGCTCGTCGGACGACCGGGATGGTCCTCCCGATTATCTCCATCGCGTTTATCGCCTACGCCTTCCTCGGGCCGTACATGCCGGGGCTGCTCGCTCACCGCGGCTACGGCGTCGAGCGGCTGGTCTCGCACCTGTATCTCTCGACCGAGGGCGTCTTCGGCATTCCGCTCGGGGTGAGCGCGACCTTCGTCGTCCTGTTCATCATCTTCGGGGCGTTCCTCGAGGTCACCGGGATCGGCGACTGGTTCATCGACCTCGCGTACGGCTACACTGGACGGCTCGCAGGCGGACCGGCCAAGACGTCCGTCCTCGCCAGCGGTTTCATGGGCAGCCTGAACGGCAGTGCCGTTGCGAACACGGCCACGACCGGCGCGTTCACCATCCCGCTGATGAAGCGAACCGGCTTCGACAGCCATTATGCCGCAGCCGTCGAATCCTCCGCCTCGAGCGGTGGCCAAATCATGCCGCCGGTGATGGGCGCTGGCGCGTTCATCATGGCCGTCTGGACCGGCATTCCGTACGTCTACATCATCGCCGCAGCCGTCATCCCGGCTCTGCTGTACTTCCTCTGTGTCGGCATGGCGGTCCACTTCCGCGCGAAGAAACAGGGGCTCGAGGGCCGGCCCGCCTCCGAACTGCCTGATTCGGGTCACCTCCTCAAGACTGGTTTTCACTTCACGATCCCGATCATCGTCCTCGTGGCCCTGCTCGTCCAGGGCTACACCGCGATGCTCGCCGGGTTCGTCGCGATCGTCTTGACCGTCATCGTGGCGATCCCGCTCTCGACGGCCAGGGAGTTCGTTAGCGCGCTCACCGGCGGCGATACCCAGACGGTACGGCGACTCTCCTCGAACGCCGCTGGCACCGCCGTCCGGGCGTTCGACCGCGGGATCCGGATGACACTCGTCGTCGCGGCCGCGTGTGCCACGGCGGGGATCGTCGTCGGCGTCGTCACCCTCACTGGCCTCGGGCTGGCGTTCAGTTCGCTGGTCGCGAACCTCTCCGGGGGCGTGCTCATTATCGGCCTCGTGTTGACGATGATCGCCTCGATTATCCTGGGGATGGGACTGCCGACGACCGCGGCCTACGTCGTCGTCGCCGCACTCGGTGCCCCCGCACTGATGGACCTGGGCGTGCCCGAACTCGCCGCCCATCTGTTCATCTTCTACTTCGCGATCATCAGCGCCATCACGCCGCCGATCATGCTCGCGGTGTTCGCCGCCAGCGGGATCGCAGAGTCTGACCCGTGGCGGACTGGCTTCACGGCCCTCGGCATTGCGGTCGTCGGGTTCATCATCCCCTTCCTGTTCGTCTACGGGAACGAACTCATCCTGCTGGCCGATCCGGGTGCCGTCACGATGGCTGACGTGCCGACCATCGGCTTCAGCGTGCTCACCGCCATCGTCGGGGTGATCGCCCTCTCGGCGTCGACGCAGGCCTACCTCATCGACGACATGGCCCTTCTCGAGCGGGCCGTGTTGTTCGTCGGGGCGATCACGCTGCTCGCCCCCGGACTGTTGACTGACGCAGCCGGACTGCTCGTCCTCGGTGTCATCGCCGCTCGCCAGTACTCCGTCGTCAACGACGGCCTGCCATTCGTCTCCGGGACGAACCGGTAA
- a CDS encoding DUF1850 domain-containing protein → MPACSRSTLFRAVGGSIVFGVALLLGAVIASPTVPTVQLADAETDETLAVYSLEEEETFEIRYVHSFEGTPIHETYTVEDSEIVQVREAYAYHAAGLEHSRETYRDGNMTVSELDHELGSFSVRVAETTEQSLVIDGEKRALDSYAEPGSTIRISATERNGVTNRLLRAVGSW, encoded by the coding sequence ATGCCGGCCTGTAGTCGGTCGACGCTCTTTCGCGCAGTTGGTGGGTCGATCGTCTTCGGTGTGGCCCTCCTACTCGGTGCAGTGATCGCGTCGCCGACGGTACCGACCGTCCAGCTCGCTGATGCAGAGACGGACGAAACGCTCGCAGTGTACTCCCTCGAAGAGGAAGAGACGTTCGAGATTCGGTACGTCCACTCGTTCGAGGGGACACCAATACACGAGACGTACACCGTCGAAGACAGTGAGATCGTACAAGTTCGCGAGGCCTACGCCTACCACGCGGCTGGACTCGAGCACAGTCGTGAGACGTACCGTGACGGCAACATGACCGTGAGCGAACTCGACCACGAGCTGGGATCGTTCTCGGTCCGCGTCGCGGAAACGACCGAGCAGTCGCTCGTGATCGACGGTGAAAAACGAGCACTCGACTCGTACGCAGAACCCGGATCGACGATCCGAATTTCGGCTACAGAACGCAATGGCGTCACCAACAGGCTACTCCGTGCGGTCGGAAGTTGGTGA